In the genome of Thunnus albacares chromosome 8, fThuAlb1.1, whole genome shotgun sequence, the window CAGTCTGCAGCGTCTGAAGGCAGCAcgactgatatgttgataaatctgcttCCTATCTTGGTGCAGACACGcatatctttgtatgatttccagttaaaaactccttatttatcttctactggtcctttatgcagcccctcagttcagcctctgtctgaaacaggccgttttagctcctgtctctttaaggtcccgcctcctgatgagcccactctgttctgattggtcagctttcaggaagcttcctccggctctggaggctacgtaaacactttactccaaatgtcaacttctcaaatccatccatacatgttggagctgaacaacacatggaaacaccttagcaaccaccttagcaaccaaggttAGGGAACAGACGGCCATTTATGACGTCAGCTaatcagcaaggtagaaaaaagacgctgcaaacaaagcgttcaggacaggttgaagccctgacttttgacttgcaggcagcatttctacatacgttcacctcaagttttctaactttgaccatgtttaacatccgacaccagaacaggaaataaataaaccagTAAGAAGCAGAATATTTCCTCTTTAATCTCAGTGAGGTtttttcctggttaaataaaaaggTGAATAAAGTCAAAGAGtccactgtgtttaccttcattaaaccTCCCGCTAACGACATCAGGCTGCTGCAAGTAAACAGACACCTCAGCACACATCAGACGGGTCTGTAATAACCGGCCTGTTTAACGGGGGAGACGTCAGATTCCCGGAGCTCATTATTCCTTCATGTCACAACCTCTTGTtctgattaaaagaaaaattccAGCAGCTCTTGAGTTATTCTTGAAATTCATTACCAAGCAAACACTGCAGTGTTTAAGATGTGATTACAGTAGAATTATAACTGAAACAGTGTCAGGTTGAGGATTATTTGAATTGCGGGAGGGAATAAATTAAATATCCAGGAGAGCTGCGAGTCTTTCTGCCCGCTGTAAAACGTTCTGCAGGATTTAGGAGGATGAGGAGCATCTTTAGCATTTTATCCCACCACGGATACGACtgttgtttggatgtttttatattgtttttttttaacagttttttatCAATGGTTTACATGTTGGTATTTATTTACTGCACTTTGATCAGTGTTGGTTGATTAGGATGTGTCATGCTATTATAGATGAATGAATTGAACCTTTGCTCCAACTAAATATATTCTTCAAATTACATATTTCTATAACGCGCCGTCGTCCTCTGGCTGCAGACGTGTGGTGTCGTGTTCACATGGCAACACAcatccaaaacaacaacaacaacatcatttCCTGGAGAAGCCGATTCTTCTTCATTTGTTGAGCCGGTTGTCGTCACGCCTcgctgtgattggctcagctgtttcagagctgtaagaccagtgatgtgattggctgagagtgtattttattattcatcttCTCATCTATACTCCACTGCTCCCGGCACCTTTGCTGCACATTATTCAAGCGAAACAGCAGGTGGAGACGCTCACACACAACTAACGCTtagctgcttgtgtttgtgtgattaaaACAGAACcgtgattttttaaatatttttcttgttgtcaacaaatctcatgtacaGAACTCATCCTACTTCCAAGAACTGTGCAaacatccaaagcctgatatgtctCCTATCTGTTGTtgtgagtcacagcgctgcacaTGTTCCTTCATGTAGAAACGACTGCAAacagatttgttgacaataacaaaaaaaatagagaaaatcaCCTGCCTTACCTGGTGAACAACATCATCTTGAAAATAAGGAGCAGGaggaatcttttttttattatttgtgagacctttgaacaggaggaaatgacATCTCTTCACTGGTGTATTCTTCTCTCAGCACCTCGGCTCTGCAGACTGTGACGACTAAATCGAGGCTCTCGAGTGAAGCGTTCTGACCTCGTCTCTTTCTCTAACacgagacaaaaaaaaaaaaaaaaaacaggccaaTTTCTGCTCCTGTTCCTGTCTGAATGGGAGGAAACTTGCCCGAGGATGTGAAGATAATAATGGCTgaaagctgcagagagagatttCTTTTATGAGAGTGAAAGGTGAACACTTCAACCAGTAACACCTgactgacaaaaacatttatattccaCCTCAGAGACACCTGTCAGCATCCAAACATATGAACCATCAGCTTATAATCTACCAGTAAATCACTTATTTAAACCTGGAAACCAAACTGCCTGCGCTTCCTGCTCAGGATCGATGGCGTTATTTCCAGTTTTCATCAACCACATGTTGAAAAAACAGGTGAAATGCTTAAATTGGCCCAAGTGGTGCACTAACACCACCCGGctgttatatataatatatgagaATAACCCTGAGTTGATGAAAATccagaaaaaaatcatctgtttctgtatttggaCCGTCAGAGTGTTTTCACAACTGAATCTTGTGAATTTCAAGCCCTCAAACGAGTCTTACAGGCAGATTTTCCTCTCAGGATAAAGTCACATCTTCTCTCAGGTTAAGAAATATTGAGCAGAGCGACTAGAAACAGCCAACcggtcctccaaattaaaccaGCAAATACATCATTGGACCATGTGACaccagaacgacacatagcaGTGTTTTCTAATCGACAGGATGACATCGTTTATCTGtgttttccaaaaccattaaaCATAAAGATGATTGATGACGTGgcaacgctgtggttaaagtctggttaggtttaggcacaaaaaaccacttggttatgtttagggaaaggtcattaaaaatcatagttacatttattttaaaaatgtccccactcctcctcctcttcctccttctcctccaaatgtggaaaatgtgccGACatatacgtcatctgaactgcgtcactgcTCCCGGTCGTActtactacggccactagatggcatctgtcactcaaatataactttattttcattgttggtGACTGACATTGTGATTTTCTCGGGAGGACACATGAGTGATGATCAACACGGTTTATAGAACAAAAACTAAACGAAGGCGCACAGCGACTGATACCGCTGCTGTGAAATGTAAGatacaaaacacagacagaggaaTTAATAAACgtacagcagctgaaatgtgCTGATCTAAAACTGCTGCTTCTCTGTAAAGTCGACACAAACAGACAGTGGTGATATATATAGACGGACACATCATGGTGAcgttgttctcttctctctcttcagagtttgttttcattcatctgctgaaggaggaacgtttctctgagttcaccttaaatatcagtttaacacgtgaacctatgagcaggatttatgacatcacaaccagttaggagccaatcatggtccagtattcagcttacataagtgtgatgtggaaactcgaAGCACAAACAGTGAGGAACTGAAAGATTTTAATGagatatttatacttttttatgaAAAAACCTCATCAGATGATATTATtaaaagcagagtatttctttgAATGTCTTAAATCATGTCTGGAGgatgtttgttatgtttttgttagaTTCTCCTCTTGTCTACAGTGAGTAGATGAGCTTCAGTGCTGCAGGTCTGAAACTGCACAGAAAGCACACCAGCCTCACTTCTAATTTACAGCAGTAGAACGTCTCCCGACAGccgcaaacacacaaaaacaaatgataacTAATGTTTCTGTCTACAGCAGGAAGGACACCATATTTAAGACCTTtataaacatcatattttctgatgttttaaacCTTCTAAAACCTTTTTTTGAAAGCAACAAAGTCAGAACTTCTCTAGACCTGCAGATAACCTGATATTACCGGATGTTTATATTctttaaaagacagaaatctCTTTTAATTTAACTACATTTAGAGTCTTTTAATCTGACCAGACTGTATTCTATGATTAGCATGGATTTATGGTTTATAAGTGAACCATAACTGCACTCTGAGTCATGAAGCGTGAGTCATAGAAAACGTCCATGAGTCCGTTAGTCATGTTCAGCGTCTTTTGGGGTAAAAACTGACACTGACTGTTTGTTGCCTCGAGGCTGCGATCATGTGTCAGCAGAGTCTCAGTCATATGAACCCGGAGGCTCTGCAGTCATGCAGTCAGGTAGCgttcacacaaaaaacacaaaaatcacttTTATCCATCTGACAGAGCTTTTAATTAgctgtttaaataatgttctcatgctgcttttatctgtttGACTGATTTGCTGGTGTAGTTTTTCATAAGATAAGTtgtttgaattgaattttaattaaaatggtaaaaaaaaaaatgttttgaaaaagaaaagtttttggAAGTTTTCTTTTAACAACGGagtcatttgtttaaaaaaagaagaaaaaaaataggaatttcctctaaaaaaaaaaaaaaaagcttatccacatatgttcacatgtttgcatgttcagctgactgttaattaataaaatgaaagtgtaatAACTAAAACTGTTTGTATCTCTGTAATTACAACCAAAATGACAAAAGTTCTTTCAAGGAAACTTTTTGTCAAAAATCATTTCTGGTATCAAATCAAAGTCCTtcactgtcttttgttttgaatAACTTCCTGATAATTTGCAAGAAGTTTCCTTGAAAGGAGTAATTTGGTATTAATTATAAGGATATAATTTATCTTAATTATCCACCAGGCTGGAAAATGATCTTTATGTTCACCAAAGAAATATATATGAAGCAgtcagtaaaacaaacacagagactttaaacattaaaaacagttaatatttgctgtttaaatgtcatCAGTCAGTTTGCAGAGTTCAGAAGACTGACTGCACTAAAGATGAAGGACTAGTTAAACATGTTCTTAGTTTCTAGACTCTACAGCACCTCCCGGAGCTCAGAGACTCAAACTGGCTGAACAGAGGAATAAAGTTAACATCCAACAAAGTTAAATGAAGGATGTTTGAGGTTTGTAACTTTTCAGCTGATCATCAGAATAAACCTGAAAGTTTATTCTAAGATCTACAGTTTAAGTGATTGAACAAGGCGGAAGATGAAGAGTTTTATACACTAGTTTTACATTAGTTATTACTTTTAATTGATGTAATTAAGTTCAATTGAAgtcaagaaaaaatatttttttaattatttggttAAATTAATTAACTAAACTGTTTTAATCTTTACATGTAGAGACACTGAAGTCTGACGTCACTGTGCTTCTCCAATTAAAGTCAAACATCAAGACTCATCAGAGATCAAtacaaggctgcaactaacaattattttcattattgattaatctatcaaTTAATCGATATGTTTATctctctataaaatgtcagaaaatggtgaaaaaggtcgagatgacgtcttcaaatgtcgtGTTTTGTCCACAAACCAAAGACATCTAGTTTACTATCAATGAGGACTAAACGAACTGGAAATTATTCATATTGAAGAAGCtggaatgagaaaatgttctgACTCTAgatgattaatagattatcaaaatagttggcaactcATTAATTAATCGCCTATTAGATCCAGCTGTGGATCAAtctataaacaaacacacctgtatGATCACAGTATCCAGCTGTTGAAATCTATTTATGCCTTGTGTGTCACTGTTGACTGAGATTAATAGACGCttgtgcaaaaaataaaaaaaaattgtttacacacaaacatccatCTACTGATCGACTCGTCGTCTCTCAACCTGTCGACCGTCTCACTgaagacaaaatacaacaaaaacgattttttttcctccttattTCCCAAAAACAAGAAACTGGAAAAGACTTTTCactgtcagatgtgtttttacaCTTAAATATTAGGAATTATACACATGAATCAAGTCAAAGGTATGAATATGTTTGAGTGATGTGTTCAGTTCGTCCCActggatgaagaagaggagctAAATGGTTCTGGAGATGTTGTGGAAGTTTACAGCACACCACCACAGCGCCCTCTTCAGGCAGCAGAGTGGAGGTGATGTGAGGTCAGTCAGGAGGCCTCAGGTCACAAACATCATCACTCCAGCTGAAGACTTTCAGGGCAGAGCCTGTTTGCTTCATGCAGCAGCCTAAATACATCTGCaccatatatatacatacatacatatatatattatatatatatatatatatatactatataaaccttcctcctcctcctcctcctctcagatcctccagcagcagcagcggtttGTTGTTCTCTATGTGGGACAGATGGCTCAGGCAAAGGTTGCAAATTGTTTGCAGCGttatttgtttatctgtttatcaggCAGGAGGGTTTAAATCTGAGGTGCTCTACTTTTTCATCGTACGGTTGTTGTGTAATGATCCCGATTTCATTACTGCTTTTCTACGAGAACATCTTCTGACATCACGTCACAGCCGAACCATTAGTCAGCAAAACATGTGCAggcatgtgtgtgggtgtgggtgtgtgtgtgtgtgtgtgtgtgtgtgtgtggggggggggggggggggggggattcttGTGATTTTATGTTAATTATATCCTGATGTTAAACATGcttaaagttccaaaacttgaggtgaacatgtgtagaaatgctgcctgcaagtcaaaactcagggcttcaacctgccctgaacGCTTCGTTGCTGCTATGAGCTCGTCACGCATGCCTATAAACAGCTGTCCATTCCATAgctttggttgctaaggtggttgctaaggtgtttccatgtgtcgTTCACGTTGTttactttcatattttagatctgattcagctccaacatgtacggatggatttgagaagttgacatttggagtaaagaaggataaaaagaagtgaaatcctgctactatagtttgtttacgtagcctccggagccggaggaagcttcctgaaagctgaccaatcagaacagagtggactcatcgggaggcggggccttaaagagacaggagctaaaacggcctgtttcagacagaggctgaactgaggggctgcataaaggaccagtagaagataaataaggagtttttaactgggaATCacgcaaagatattccagtagagccccagaatataaatatagagctggaaatgtgcagaatatgtcctcaCCCtctaagttgatatgttgaacttgttgcttatttccacatccagcagttacggagcaacattatcattcatttagagtcgtgtttctgtccaccttgtgaatgtaagtccaatattcactctcttttagcttctgtttttactctctaccaactcctgagggaaatatctggctctttagctgctaaatgctccactatgttcaccagctagtctacagctaagcaggtagtgtacagcggctttttacagctttttctctgaaaatgacgacactatgagagcgctgagaatgaaccagaacagtaaagtcaCTGAAGTTTTCTGCTCACCAGCATGCAGATGTCCATCGGCAGGTAAACTTTCCGTCGGCTGCTGTTATACGGAGTCGCTCTCAGACACGTCACGATTCCGTGAGCTTTCCCGATGTGACTCGCTGCGTGGTCCGCATGCACGTTTTTCACCCCtgtgaacaaaaacagacaaaaagtttGGGATCAACTGTGATAAaaatttcattcagtgtttcatctgctgaagttcAAGTCCACCTGTCCTCACCTAAACACTCCAGCAGCAGGTATAATAAGGAGGACTGTGTGTTCTCTGAATACTTCTCCAGTTCCTGCAGGTTCCTGTAGGCTCTGTCATCCATATCCTTTTCCTGAGACACAGACAGTTTTGGTGAATATTCATCTTAAAAGGACGGATTCACAATGTTTCCATTCcataaaccagcagtcaggtgtccatatgaacagtaatgtaatcattcctcctgttcatactggatattaaaagatccttcaaatgtgctttcaatggaagtgatggaggccaaaatccacagtgtgtccacacagtcatttaaaagtctgtgtgaagcttctattcagcttcatcagtctgagttagtcatatcaagtggatatctgacacatttacagtctttttagcatcaaattccctctttgtgtttcctcggacagtgtttccctgttgagctgcaggtggaagtatagtaacaaaaagaggaactttggcactaaaaagactgtaacgttgaaagatatctacttgatttgactcatttggacgctgaagcttcatattagcttcagataaacttttaaatacatttttgcacagaaggaggactgtgggttttgtcccccatcacttccattgtaaggtcattatgaagggatcttctaatggtcagtatgaacaggaggaatgattacagcaagaaaaacaggtttcacagTTCATCCTGACTGTTGAGTAAATATTTCCTTTGTTGACAGCACTTTAGACTAACTTACCGTTTTTGACTTATAACCTCTTTATTCAAAGCATgtccatttctttttctttctcagactgttttatttgaatattttaaggTCCTGAAGACGTCCAGTATAACGACCCACCATCTCAATATGagccaataaataaataaaaagtataaagaccaaaaaactctgtgtaatatttgttttttctttcccatCTCTTGAGGAGGCTCCTGAACCCCAGACTGGGAACCAGTGCTTTAAAATAACACTGATAACCCACCAATCAAACAAGACACATGATGTATGAGCTGTTATAACTACACATTCAACAAGGTGACTTTAATAAAGCGACACATGATGCAGCCATGTCTTACTCTCTCTGTTATGATCCTCAGCAGCCATCTCTTTGTCAGGTAGTGTTTCCTCACCGCCTGCAAAACATCATCCAGACCGTTAATTATCTGACGAGGCATCGTTTAATCGACTTAAAGTTCCTGAGAGAACAATGAAGCTTGTTACAGAGATATAAAACATCTATCAGGCTGGTATTTACCCTCCACAGCTCGTTGCTGACCGGCTGGTTCGGCGGCTCGTCTCGGTAGATTTCCTCTATGGCCGTCTTCCAGAACTGCATTCGCATCAGACCAATGGTCTTCTGGGAAACGGAGTCCTTCACCttatggagaaacacacacataagaaggcaaatgtttaaaataaactacTTTGGAGCAGCTTGGAAACAAAGACTGGATGATTCGTAATGTAGTTTTTTAAACAGAGAAGCTTTTACGTGACGTTCTGGTATCAGTAGTTATAAAAGTACAGAACAGTAGTATTAGCTGTAGTAGTGGAGGTGGTActgtagtatcagtagtattatgAGTAATGAGTCCTGGTCCTGTCTGGCTGTAGGAATACCTGCCTGTGCCAGCTCCACGTTGAAGGCTCTCAGAGCCAGAGAGGAGCGCCGCGCCTCCTCCGGGAGGAGGAGCGAGGACACGAAGCCGTCATAGTCTCTGGACCTGAGAGTGAAGAGTGAAGACATACACTTTATATCATTCTTATATAGTTATAGTCATGTTtcactctttgtttttgtcatttttagatAACTTGCAGTACTTTTCTACTTCTGACaacattttcctccttttcttacTACTTTTTCATTCAGCAGGGACTCAACAAGttctatattcatatttttcagaCAAACAGAGATGCAACAGATATAGAAACAATCCTAAACATGATCAAATCTCTGCTCATTAGGCACCAAAGTtattaaactgaaaatgaaacgTCTTTGAGACTTTTGACTAAACTATTATACAACTATTTAGAAAATCTATgaatcgttttagtcatttttcaagcaaaaaaaacccaaaatatttcCTGGTTCtcatatgtgatgatttgctgtttttctttgtcctgTATAACAGTGATTGAATATCTTTATGTTTCGGACCTttagtcggacaaaacaagctaactgatgacatcactgtgggctctaaaaaatatcaatgcaattttttcactattttgcaACATTTCATCATTACCCcagccacaaacaaacaaataaacaaaaagcaaaaacagtgcttcaatgaaatacaatggGCTTTGTCTTTAACAAAAGtccattaaacatttttttacatctatactttttgcattttccaaatacgagataaaaaaaatgaccaaaaatcaCAGAAAGTACGTCAACAACcctgacaaatgaaaggaaaaaccagaacaggtctgaatgtttgacccctacagtgaggggatctggttGATCCGGTTTGTTTGTTGCTcgtccccttagagggaaggatcactgctaatcaatgtgatcagctttatcctaatgatgaaacatgtctgtcctgatgggagtggtctctcttccaggatgattcacaggacacgaggggtcactgaacgGTCTGATGAgtattaaatgatgtgaatcat includes:
- the ndufaf6 gene encoding NADH dehydrogenase (ubiquinone) complex I, assembly factor 6 isoform X2, whose amino-acid sequence is MRMQFWKTAIEEIYRDEPPNQPVSNELWRAVRKHYLTKRWLLRIITEREKDMDDRAYRNLQELEKYSENTQSSLLYLLLECLGVKNVHADHAASHIGKAHGIVTCLRATPYNSSRRKVYLPMDICMLHGASQEDFIRGSREQSIRDVTYDIASQAHVHLEHARSFSHDVPAAATPAFLQTVVLEDYLQRVRRADFDVFHPSLQNRNPLLPIQLYLRSWKKTY
- the ndufaf6 gene encoding NADH dehydrogenase (ubiquinone) complex I, assembly factor 6 isoform X1; the protein is MAAGISVKHGLLSSKTWLYLAVHRQISPSGTGVHRAASSATADSQHNEKFCLDLVRSRDYDGFVSSLLLPEEARRSSLALRAFNVELAQVKDSVSQKTIGLMRMQFWKTAIEEIYRDEPPNQPVSNELWRAVRKHYLTKRWLLRIITEREKDMDDRAYRNLQELEKYSENTQSSLLYLLLECLGVKNVHADHAASHIGKAHGIVTCLRATPYNSSRRKVYLPMDICMLHGASQEDFIRGSREQSIRDVTYDIASQAHVHLEHARSFSHDVPAAATPAFLQTVVLEDYLQRVRRADFDVFHPSLQNRNPLLPIQLYLRSWKKTY